One Brassica napus cultivar Da-Ae chromosome C4, Da-Ae, whole genome shotgun sequence genomic region harbors:
- the LOC106390743 gene encoding enoyl-CoA delta isomerase 3: protein MCTLEKRGDLFLLTLTGDDEHRFHPDTISSVLSLLEQAKSQSTRGSVLITTAHGKFFSNGFDLAWAQAAGSQTGAVNRMHQMVESFKPVIGALFDLPMPTIAALNGHAAASGLMFALSHDYVFMRNDRGVLYMSEVDLGLPLPDYFAAMFAAKIGTSIARRELLLSGKKIKGEEAVALGIVDSAAHDSVEGVVDATVSLGQSLAAKKWNGEVYASIRKSLYPGLCAMLSLTAKIAASP from the coding sequence ATGTGCACATTAGAGAAGCGCGGAGATCTCTTTCTCCTAACCTTAACCGGCGACGACGAGCACAGATTCCACCCCGACACGATCTCTTCCGTTCTCTCGCTTCTCGAACAAGCCAAATCTCAATCCACTCGTGGTTCCGTCCTCATCACCACAGCTCACGGAAAATTCTTTTCTAACGGCTTTGACCTCGCCTGGGCCCAAGCCGCTGGATCCCAAACCGGCGCAGTAAACCGGATGCACCAAATGGTCGAATCCTTCAAACCTGTGATAGGAGCACTCTTCGATCTTCCCATGCCGACGATTGCCGCCTTAAACGGGCACGCTGCCGCCTCCGGGCTGATGTTCGCGTTGAGCCATGACTACGTTTTCATGAGGAACGACCGTGGTGTTTTGTACATGAGCGAAGTGGATCTTGGGCTGCCGTTACCAGACTACTTTGCGGCAATGTTCGCGGCCAAGATCGGGACGAGTATTGCGAGGAGGGAGCTGTTGCTGAGCGGGAAGAAGATCAAAGGAGAGGAAGCGGTGGCTTTGGGGATCGTTGACTCCGCGGCGCATGATAGTGTGGAAGGTGTGGTGGACGCTACGGTGAGCCTTGGACAGAGTTTGGCGGCTAAGAAATGGAACGGTGAAGTTTATGCGTCAATCAGAAAGAGTTTGTATCCGGGCCTTTGTGCGATGCTTAGTTTAACGGCCAAGATCGCTGCGAGTCCTTAA